In Bactrocera neohumeralis isolate Rockhampton chromosome 5, APGP_CSIRO_Bneo_wtdbg2-racon-allhic-juicebox.fasta_v2, whole genome shotgun sequence, the genomic window acgaatttgaaaacattttaattaaaaaaaaaaattcttggaaggttgccacctgttcgaaaatttgcagtaaaaaaaatttatacatacatacatacatatgtatatgtataagaaaaccAAAATGAGTTTGAAACGGTACAgtgttaaaatatgtttaataaaaaaaaatgtggaaggttgccacctgttcaaaaattttaagtaaaaaaaatatatcaaaaaacaaatatgaatgTGAAACTGCagagatttaagaaatattgCAGTTTAATCTATTTGATAAAGGTTGCCAACTGTATGAAATTTCAAGTTAACAGCTTTCGTAAATAAAGAGAATTTTGGGTAATGGGTATTCAACTAATGCGGCTTAAGCACTGttatagttgaaaaaaaaaaaattttatttttaacaatttaatgttctggcaaaattttgtttgagaATGGTTGCCAGATTTTGCCAAATTTAACTACTACTAATATTAATTATTCGAAATGGTAACGCGGTGGAAACGACAAAATAAGGTAGATATAAAGCTAAAGTTTATTGAGgagtttttcaatttaaaatatttttcaaaaagcgctgccatatgtttaaaaatttaattcaattaaattcaaaaattagcaAATTATTACACAATTGGTAttcaagttataaaaaatttataaaaaatctcaGCTAAACATATTGctaaaaagtgttgccaccttttaaatttttattaaatttagaaaattattataataaattgaatatttcaataaGTGCCAAAACTAAATCTGCTCAGAAAGATTTGAGgctgaaatacatacatatttttaagaagagttgccacattttttagttttaaatggTATTAAGTGATTAATGATAACGATTTTtgatcaatatattttttattgtaatttatattaaatttaagtgaCTTGTAGGAAATTCGGCCAATCACATTTTTCACCAGTATTGCCACCCTTTTccatggttttttttttgaattagttaaatttttataataaattaaatattacaagGTAACAAACCAAAACAGTGcgaaaaaaaattgcttgatAGATTTTTAGcagggttgccacatatttttaattttaatgatagcagttttttatttaaattattagctatttattttattaaaacttttagtaCTTACTGTTCGGTACATATGGATTGCTATTTATGGCGGCTTGCCAATCTGCGACGAAAGTCAatttcttgccacctacacgtGGTATGTGCTTTGTTTGATCTCTAATATTATCGAAGAACTTCTCCACAGCATCCTTTGCGAACGGCAAACGCATTTGGGCTTTGGGGAGTaagagaaaaaatgtttttcaaggttagaaaataattttttgaggttaggaaaatattttttttgaggtttgaaaattaattttttttagggtgggaaaataatttttttaggtgagaaaattgtattttttttggtaagaaaattattttacttttctttagatagaatttttttttaggttataaaactattttttcgttgaattttttttttttttttgaggttataagCTTCTATTAggttagaaaataaattaattaacttttttaacgataaataattaatttttttttgtttaagattagaaaataatttttttgctgagaaaattattttttttcgaaaattattttacttttttgaggatagaaatttaatttatttaaattattttctgcttaaatagataaaatcaaaattattaccTGCTTTCTCGTTGAATGTTTGAAAGAAAGTGTAATTTTCGCGCCACACCCTAATGCCAATCTTCAGCGGTTTCGTCAGCTCTTCCATGGGCGCAATTTGCGGGAAATGCGCGAAGTTTTCCGACAAGAAGTTCCAACAAGCCTTGCAGATATGCACTGTAAGGCAGAAAAGgacaacttttattattttgaggACTCGTAGAATATATAACGAGTATTTTTAACGAACTCCGTCATGACTTACCCGGTAAATTGAAGCGTTTGGCCAAGTACTGCCAACACATATTGACCTGTTGCGGTTTATTGTAGTCCTTCTTATGCAAATACGGTATGGAGAGCACCTCACGAATCAGCAGCGCCGTCGTGCTCATTGGCAGCGAGTACTTTTGCTCCAGCGGCGGCCCGTGCACCACCAACTGATTGCCATTCACCGAACTAATCAATTCGATCATAATTTCGTTGGAGTTCAGCTGTGAGGTCGGTGTCAAATATGGCGCGCCAACACCGTGGCGGGTATTTTCGTCTCGAGCGATGCAGGCTCCTTTATGGGCAGCGGCATAGTCGCTTGCGTCCGCGTGGACGCAGGCACCACAGCATTCGGCAACGTTATTATCGTACCCGTCTTGAGGACTGGGTCGGTGTTGACACAAGTCAACGGCGGACACTTGGTAATATTTGTTTTATCCGGCAGTGTAAAGGGTAAATTTAAGGCGTTCGACGTGGGCGCCATAACAACCGTTGGCGGCGGAGCAAGCGCGTTTAAGGTGGGTGCTACTGCGCGCAATGGCGCGGTGCTGGTGTGCGGCGCAGGCGGTGATACGCTGGTTACGGAACCAGCGACTGCGGTGATTTGCAAACCCTTATTGATGAAGGGCACGGGGAAGTTGGCGCGCGGTGCCAAACTGACTGCCGACACAATTTTCGGCGTCTTTATCGTATCCAAAGTGATTGTGTTGGCTTCGTGTAGTGTCGGCTCTATTGTTGTTGGCGGCAACAACTGACCCATATTGGTGGGTATGAATTGTGCCGGCGTCTGCACGCTGGCTTGTTGCTTCACTGCCAACTTGGTTTGCGCTTGTATCGGTGTGAGCGGTAGCATTTGATATTGCTGAGCTTGTTGCGCTTGTGGCATGCACGGCAGCGTTATGGCTTGTACTTGTATTTGTGGATTTGGCTTCGGCGCGGGTGTGGGTTGCgcgtgtatttgtatttgtgggCGCGCTTGCACAAACATTTTGATGGGTTCGGCGGCTTGCAGTTGCGCCTGCGATTTGACGCGTATTTGTGGCGAGTGCGCTTGTGGATAAGCCGGCGGCGCATCCTGTTGTATGACGGCGGTGGTGTGCGTCTTCGCCGGCACTTTGGTGACCGTCACCACCAAGCCGTTATTTGAGACTGTGGTGCAAGTGCTGGCTGCGGGAGTGGGTATGACATTATTTTGCGGTTTATTGTGTATTACGATATTTTTAGCTGACGCTTGACGCTTGTTTTCGATTATTGACGAACTGATTTTGTCTTCATCCAGACTGACGGATATCGGTACGATGGGGTTGCCCATTAGCGTGTCATTCGGCGGTGATGAATCGTTTAAAACTGGTACAACTTCGGTTTGCAGCACCTTGCTTGCATTGCCAGTGGTTGTGGGGGCAGGTTGGACAACCTCATCGGCGCATATGGACGATAACATGAGCGTACCGAGTGTAGACTTTTTGGCGCGTGGTAACTTGTACGTTCTAGACAAGGCATACAGCTCCGTTATAATGGTTTCGAAATACCATTTGTCTTGCAGTTGATAACTGTGTTTGCGCATACCCATTAGCTCCCAGTAGAACAAACGCAGAATCAGCCAAGTGGCTTCGCACTGACCAGGCGTTACACCGCCACCTGAAGATGGTtaaggaaagtaaaaaaatattgtagatttGACTTGACACTGAAAATTAATGAAGACTAACCTTTAGTATTTGCCACATCGCTCCaaagtttcatatatttaaCGGTATCGACATCTTCGGTTTTGTTCACCATCATTTCGGTGAGTGTGATCACTATTGGATATTTCTTCATTGCCACCAGCAAGCTGAAAATGTTCTTGAAGTGGTCAATGGGCTCATGCCAATCCTTTTTGAGGAAGTAGGAGCTCTTGTAAACCGTTCTCGGCCTGAAAAGTGTTACAAAACAATTTAGTTGTgaaatttaaacataatatatatgcaaaGTAAAGCCTACAGTTTAAGTATGTGTGCCTTGGTGAAGTACAACAGACTCTCCAGCTCGGTTTGCGGCTTTGTAGCTGTTAGCTCCTTTTCTAAGCGGCGTTGCATTAGCTCCCATTCGTAGCGCGTTTGTATTTGCAGCcaacatttcattaatttcgtagctaaaataatggaaaatagactttaaataaaattttccaactGTCCATACAACACGAAGCCATACCCTTATCGCCCACTTCGTTTGCGACGGCATTCCAAATGATGCCTTTGCGCCGGTAATCCTCATAATATCGATGGCCACCGTCGTATATCTCCTGATAGCATTGCAAATTGTATATCAAGCGACGTATTTCCGGTGTGACTTGGAAGTGCAACTTCGATAGCTTGGAGAGGGCTTTAGTTATGGCCGGCGTTTCATCGTCCAAGTCGATCACCTCGACGTCATCCTCCAGCAAAACTATGTCATCGTCGACGGCAGctggttgtgtgtgtgtagcgGCCTTCGCCTCCATCTCATCGCTGTAGGGCAAAGGACAGCGTAttctaaaatagaaaaaaataggtttgaaaattgttttttccttCTTGCAAAACTCTTCAACGTACTTGTCAGCTATGAAACGCCAGAGGAAAACTAATTCCGTTTCAAATGCCATTACAGGACGGCGGCTTCGCTTCTTACACGCTTTGTTGGCAAAGAATTTACGCAATCGGCGCGCATATTTTTGATAAGAATAACGCAAGTTCACCCAAGTATTCTTGCAAAGATCGGCTggcatacaaataaacaaacaataaatgaGATTATTTGCAGTGAATTGACTTCAACAGCAAACTTTAGCAAGATCtcttcttatatacatatgtatgtacatatatgtatgtttgtatgtacttaCCATCGCAACACATTCGCTTTGCAATTTTCTCCCAAACTTCGTTTTTCGCTTCGATGCATGAAAATTGTTTATGTTTTGGATCGTAAAGTACGCGATGCCGTCGTACGTGCCGTATGAGACGCTTATGGAACCGCGCGTTTTGCTTAACAGAGTCTTTTGACTCCTCATCTTCCACTATGAACATGTTATACACTTCTATGGGATCAGTTATGGTTTCGGTATCGCAAGGATTAAGCTTCGTGGTCTGTGATTGGAAGGGAAAGGAAACAGATTTTATTGGAATggttgattaaaatatttttttgataaatctgTCTTTAAAATACATTGTACTTAtccacaaaattatatttttcatgatTTATTTAAGCTTTTATTGTTAAATGGCAACACTTTTAACATTTCTACGTGCTCTGTTAACACTTTTCTTGCAATACCCAGCAGGAATTATTTACATGGTTGGTTGAGACGAAAATTGAAACTATTCAAACTTGAAACATAAATGACAATTCTTGGTGATAAATTTTTCGGAATGGAATTTTGAACACAGGTACCTTGCTCAGGTACCAAATAACGAAAATCAGAAACTcgattatttgaattttttttacaagaattttgaggttatttgaaaaagtgataACCCAGAAGTTGTAAGTCTTTTTATTGTCTacaattttcacaatttcacgatttttagtttttccaaaaCCCGAGTTAAACCGTTTTTGGTTCTGAACACTCTATCTCTCCGTACCACTTTCCGATCCGAGATCGCccgttaaatatttttcctgtCACTTCTGTTGTATTATCCGCCTTTTCCAATAGATTTCAcggtaatattattatttttacacctTTTACCTTTTTTAAAGACTTCAGCCCCGATCTacttatacaataaaaaattcggtTTGATTAAATAAGCTATTTCAATCAAATCTAAAAAGCTGGGTCCATCAGGTTACATACCCCGACTATACCCTAGTTCTCTCTCATAGCGCTAGGATCATAATTTACCTCTCCGAAGCTTCTAATAATTCCCAACTCTTGTtcttgtagcggcagaaaacattctgcaagaaatttcgaggaatggagccgttccggttacttagaccatACAGTTGTGGGAACTGAATTCGTAACTCTGAGTATTTATGGTTTTATATTCTAGCGTCTTTTTGGATATTTGAATAAGACTATTTTCTGGTTGACTCTTAACAAATTAAGctctcttttattttaattgtcatTTGCTCTGATTGAGCTTGtttatacaaggtgcattccaaagtaaacaggactttttgaatctagcgccatctatatggcgactgatgcgttagaatctgctatttttatcgattgtccagtaagaatttcatgacatttcatcgattggaagtgaagttattgtgttttaagtgtcagtatgtttgtgttatcggtgatGATTAAATGAAACTGGTAACACTTTTACCGAAAAAACATCgatccaaaacatcgatttatcgtattttgaccgATAATTTGGGCTTACGATAGGTGTGTGcccggtttgttccgcacaatttgacgaaaaatcacattttaaccattaaccactccctgtattcacctgatatggcaccgtgcgacttcttccttttcggaaaaatgcatttgcccatgaaaggaaagcgttatgcggacgtagaggccattcaaaaggcttgcaccggccaacgagctaaaacactcgttcgacatgcttttggaccgtgcaaaaagctgtattgaagcagaaggagactattttgaataaaatcaattgattttgccgaaaaaacatttgttctgtttttttttttaagtcctgtttactttggaacacaccttatACTTCTCTCTCATTATATCAAAAACTTATCCCTATCTTTTCAATATCTTAAATACCTCTCCCTGTCCtctcattaatttaaatacccTTACCAAACACTTGAAAAAATCTATTGAAAATATGCTTAAAAGTCCTCTGAATTTACACGTACAGCTGAGACACAAACCACGAATTTAAGTTAGCACCGGATCCCAAGATCCATGCCcagttatgtaaatatttatttccgcACAAATACATTTGACTCTTTCTAAcagccaacaacaattttcagcAGTCAGGTTGACAAGAGTTGCCAGCTGCGCTCACATGATGCGCAGTCAAATGCATTCCCCTGATATTTTGCGCTTTCTGCCCCCTCACACTGTTAAAAGGCGCTCTCTTCGTGTGTTCTTCTTCCTCCGCCATTCGTACGCATAGCACACATTTGTCACAATAGAAAATTTTCAGGCATTTTAATTACCGAAGTTTAAGATTAATTTCACTTACATTTCCATCGCACATTTTTTGTAGATAAATGCGCCTAAGCTTCTTCCAaactatataattatttatttcttttcaatgTAATCAACAAAAATCACAAACACACTTCACAATGTAATCTTACGATTTGCCTCGTCAAAAGCAGACTAAAGCGAAACAGAAACAACACAGTGCAAAATGTGAGACGAACCTCTGAGTAATGTCCGCCATACGAACGAATGactataaacacacacacatgcatacgcgCACACTCGAGTAGGCAAATCATGTATGCTTGGGTGCACAAACAAACGCACAACAAATGAGCCGAGCACATGTGGAATATCCAGCAATGCTCTCTGTTTTGCCTAAAAGCGTATGCAATGCTGAAAATAGCAAACAAACGAACTGCTTTCATGTTATTCACTCTGTTACCTACGCAAGGCTGCTGTTAAAGTCAACGGCATTCCGGCAGCAATGACGAATCTTCTGTACATGTACACACTCTATCGAGTGCTCATGATTTCTGAGCACAAGGCTTTCGCAGTGGTATGAAATGCCAATGAGAGTGATAAAGCATTATTGTGCTCATTCAAATGGCGTTATACGGACCTCAGAGCATTTCGGGATGAAAAAgtgaaacgattttttttaaagaaaatcgtAGGAGAAAATAGAACTACAAAAAACGAACATTTACCGTTGCATGTAAAGGAAAGAGACAGCAGAAAGTGTGTATCCACACATAAATACAGCTGTGGCCACTAAAACGGGGAGAGCACAGGTACAGAAATGTAAATCTGACAGATAAAGCCTCGTATTTGGGttaatattttctcaatttgATTATCTCGATTATTATCGATCGTGAAAATTATGGATATAACTGCTTCTTTTTGGGCTAATGAAGGGAACACCCAGCAAAGAAGGATGCAAACaaatatcgaaataaaaaatcagCATAAATATAACCAAATTTATAAGGAAACATTATAAACTTTTAAGAATTCACgttaaacttttataaaaaattgaattcgtGGAACGATACCTCGCAAATTCGGAAGGAACTAAGTTCGGTtcattttatactattgcagCTCGCAAGGATTACAGCCAGGGAAGTACCATCAGATACATAAgacttgttagttatatggaatctagggcgagttttcaccctattttattctttctaaacagaaatatacaaagttataagtaaaacacgctctctcaattttattaagataactcacatattggctgatgcatgcggtataaagtcacctggatgttcgaaaatatttgtattaggCATGGGGGGGCTAAGaaaagtattgatccgatttaaCTAAAatggattctctctgaatttgaattaaatatctcacgcattgaccgatattttcagtaaaaagtcaACAGTAAGCACTGGGTCCACACATTCAGTGCCTAGGGgctttgcaatttaaaattgtgttatttggGCAGGCGTGGCTGTAGCTCGATTTCACACTGTATCATACAAATGTCGAGATATGATATTTCACCTAAAAATAGGTGGTGTCACGAACATCAAGCAATTTTGACCCAGACTCCattaaagccctctcataccatctctggcgtatttagttattgatttatcgcgcttttagtcgATTTTAACTGTACCGTTGTATGCGGAGTGTGCGGTGTGAATTTGGTTGTTATAGctttattgatttgaaaaatatgtacattaaacttattagggggTGGGGCCACAcccacattttcaaaattttttgcctaCAGTTACAgttcttaatttagtgcttagttgtgGTATTTTATACCTTTTGGGTTAATGAGGCTttgttatagtaatccgattgCTCAACCAGCTTCCGGAGGATAAATCGAATACCCTTTCAGGGCATACAAGTTGTAAAAAGTGACAGTcagtcttaatttttttaataactcaaTTACTATACCAATGAAGGGTACATTTTCCTTTATTTCTATCTCTGTTTcgcattcaatattttttcggaACCATAAAAAAACCGCTTACCTGTTACTCATTtattttctccttttcgctCAAAGGATAGATATGAAGACTACAATAATTTCGTCCCGTTTGTTTGACTATGTTCATGCAAAAACACTTTTAGTCGCCCAAACTGGTTTTATGGAAAAAGATGAATATGGAGCGTGAaaagaaaatgctgaaaattGTGCGACTAAAGTTGTCAGCTTCGTGTGAATACAATAAGCCAAACCAAAAGAGGATTTGCTGATAATGAGCGACAAAAGTGTCCTCGTCTGAACGCAGTCTTTCTGATTTCCTTTCGTAAAAGTTGAGAAATGAAGATTACAATAACTTCGtccaatttattttgtaaagtgtatttgaaacaaaaattaatgagtACTTGGCGCTATTAAGAACGGTAGAGGAggatttgtttacatttactaTGAATATTGAGAGTTCGTTTCGTTTATGACGTTGCCTATGGCAATCGTCTACCTAAAAAGCTAAAATTCACTGTTTTTCTTCATCATTTCttctaatttcattattttatttaaaatatacttatacatatgtacatatgtatgtatgtatattggtgtTTCACATAGTCtgataaagttataagttataacgatccgaaaataTAGCGTTCGGAGTTGTATTtgtgtaaacttattttagtatgcaaaccaacaacaattttttcaaactggtataaaaatttatgattttatgattttacgatgctttatgacacgttgtgagtaccccaatagtaaaaaaaatgtacatatacatatgtatgtacatatctccgcattaaaaaatacatacatacatacatatgtacatattttttttacatcttAAAAAATCTAATTGTTGATTTCCTTTGCGATATTCTCCGATCGCAAAAAATGGCCTAATTTCATTTCTACTGCGTATCGGCAAAAACATTCTACCGAACAatacatatcaaatataaatatagcaatatacatacacacatgaatACATATGAAAATGATTGAATCAACCACCAAGTGATATGCAACGTGCAGAACCCGAGTATTGTAACAGTTTACAGAATCTCATCTTCTCTCTACATTTAACATTTTGTATACACACTGCAAGAGTAGTAACATAAGTGTTGGTAACCTTGCGTTTCTTCTCTTCAGGCGTTGCCATAGCATAGTCAGATAGGGTTGcctaatatttcaaatattatattttaaaacgcattatataaattattttggtaaaaatatttttatattaaattaaaaatctttgtGATCCGATTAAGGATAAATATGTGTTGTTTTGTTCGATAACTTGAAGGTAATTTGAAGGTAATTTCATAATGAAACTATCATCATAACCCTAGTTAGTCAGTTGCAGCGGCAgaattcttccaatttgacaagccttgaccggataaaaaaaaTCCGTGTCCGTTCTGGATACGTAAGTCCGACTGTCATGAGAACAACACCGTTGAAACCCTCGTCCCTATtgccaaaacaaaaaatcatcgAAACCTTCGTCCCCATTGGCAAAAAAAAGGAGGTCGATTTTCACACGTCGATTATTGTTTTCCCCGCGAGACGAATTTTTTACCAGCAAAATTATTCAACATAATTTAATAGGTAGTAAAGACTTGGTGACAGATTCGGACTATAATGTGAATACATTAGAACCTCCCAACCAAGCTTTCGAAGTTTCTGGCGTGACAGTATTGATTGAGGATGATTCCGCTCGTTCTGTCACAGCTGTCCGCTTCTGGTGGATTTCCGAATTACCATACGAGTTTGACCGTAAGGAAGCAACTTACAGTAGATGATTCCGGCAAAATTCCGACCCATTCAGTTTTCGCTTGACGTGTCATGGGGTACCAATTTTCCATTCCTAGTAAGTTTCCGCTTTAGAAATGGaacgattttgttgcgattcaacAGCGAtttgcagattgaaatttggTCAATAAGGGTGCCTGCAGAATGGATGCTCAAAGCCGATCAGAGCCGTTTACCCATTAACGCTCGGCTCGGTTTTAAGCTTTGTTTTGCCTTAACTCTCCATACATGGAACTTCTTTTTCATGCAATGTTGAGCGCCTTGGCAGTCGAATGCATGCGTCTATTATGATCGAACTCGACAATTGGCCTACCAGCGTATCACTTACATGATCATAAAAACTAAACACATTTTCAGCTGCCTGGCTCGCGTTTTGCCTTTGTAGAAAACAACTATAAGATATGGCGTACTTTCTCATTGCTGAAGTTTATTTTATACGCTTGCTCAATCGATACctctcggctataaccgcgtaagcggtgtctacgccaataaagaagaagaatcgcTACTGAGTCAAACAATCACAATCTGTGAAAAGTTCATCTTGTCGCTATTGTAGGAGTTCTGACTCTGTCCAATAGGCACTTATGTGGTACGGCTTAAAATCTTGTCGGATGTTAGTTGTCCAAGTTGTATGGAGGAAAATGAGTTGGATACCATAAGCACGTTCTTCTCCATTGTTCAGTCTTTGCACAACTACTACTACAAACCAGAAGACATTTCCGAAACTTACAtggcatttcaaaaaatttgtgggAAGCTCAAAAAGCTTCCTCGATTTGTAATGGTCTTAAGATCCAATATATGAGTTTTTTAGAAACTAAAATGGATCGGTATTccaagctgtccaagtgagatccatgTTAGTATCGATATCCGAACCTAACCTATACAATGCGAGGTACAGATTACATAAACCATCTATTAGCAGAATAATGGATTTCTTTTTACCGGACCGTGTAATACAAATTCAGTTAATTCAACAGCAAGTTTAATAaccttaaaaatgtaaaacgcacaaaaacttaaaaaaatatgaagtgGCAACACTGATTAAGAAGAACAGCAAGAGATCGGGAAAGTGCCTCCATCAGCTATAATGAATTATGCAATGTTATGTTACTCTTCAAATCTTTAGTCAGGTATATACATgcctacacacatatgtatgtacatgcactTGCCACATacgtattgaaaaaataaacacgAGCGCGGCctctttgtatgtacatactttgtTAATATGCTCGAAATTTTTTGTGTACACACTTTGAACGCCACCAACAGCAAGAGACCAAACAAGAATGCTGTATACATAGTACTGTTAGTTAAATTTGTGCAAATGTAAgaagttaacattttaatttttctgtgatGTCAGGCAAGAACAGTTCATTATTTGTATGTCCTAATGAAAGTAAGACAAATGCCAACAATAGATAAATTCGATCGGAAGTGTATTACAGAGTCTACCTTGTTAATATTTCGTAACATTAGCTGTAATCCTATAGCAAGCGAaatgtttcataaaatttacCAGAGAGCGTCCACACAGTGTTGGCTTACACGCGGACTCTTTTGTCGGCTAACCGGTTTTTTACTTGGCGAGGAGACGACGAGGAAAGACGAAGTTCCCACAAaagaatatttaagaaaaaagtgaaCAAGGATCATAATTCGATAAATGTTTTC contains:
- the LOC126760610 gene encoding LOW QUALITY PROTEIN: uncharacterized protein LOC126760610 (The sequence of the model RefSeq protein was modified relative to this genomic sequence to represent the inferred CDS: inserted 1 base in 1 codon); the encoded protein is MSDKINTKMTTKLNPCDTETITDPIEVYNMFIVEDEESKDSVKQNARFHKRLIRHVRRHRVLYDPKHKQFSCIEAKNEVWEKIAKRMCCDADLCKNTWVNLRYSYQKYARRLRKFFANKACKKRSRRPVMAFETELVFLWRFIADKIRCPLPYSDEMEAKAATHTQPAAVDDDIVLLEDDVEVIDLDDETPAITKALSKLSKLHFQVTPEIRRLIYNLQCYQEIYDGGHRYYEDYRRKGIIWNAVANEVGDKATKLMKCWLQIQTRYEWELMQRRLEKELTATKPQTELESLLYFTKAHILKLPRTVYKSSYFLKKDWHEPIDHFKNIFSLLVAMKKYPIVITLTEMMVNKTEDVDTVKYMKLWSDVANTKGGGVTPGQCEATWLILRLFYWELMGMRKHSYQLQDKWYFETIITELYALSRTYKLPRAKKSTLGTLMLSSICADEVVQPAPTTTGNASKVLQTEVVPVLNDSSPPNDTLMGNPIVPISVSLDEDKISSSIIENKRQASAKNIVIHNKPQNNVIPTPAASTCTTVSNNGLVVTVTKVPAKTHTTAVIQQDAPPAYPQAHSPQIRVKSQAQLQAAEPIKMFVQARPQIQIHAQPTPAPKPNPQIQVQAITLPCMPQAQQAQQYQMLPLTPIQAQTKLAVKQQASVQTPAQFIPTNMGQLLPPTTIEPTLHEANTITLDTIKTPKIVSAVSLAPRANFPVPFINKGLQITAVAGSVTSVSPPAPHTSTAPLRAVAPTLNALAPPPTVVMAPTSNALNLPFTLPDKTNITKCPPLTCVNTDPVLKTGTIITLPNAVVPASTRTQATMPLPIKEPASLETKIPATVLAXPYLTPTSQLNSNEIMIELISSVNGNQLVVHGPPLEQKYSLPMSTTALLIREVLSIPYLHKKDYNKPQQVNMCWQYLAKRFNLPVHICKACWNFLSENFAHFPQIAPMEELTKPLKIGIRVWRENYTFFQTFNEKAAQMRLPFAKDAVEKFFDNIRDQTKHIPRVGGKKLTFVADWQAAINSNPYVPNKVWFGTWTLFKGAFLKYMRDLELGIDNKWSLEWWRVLAKMDFLIEEQYHNMEPFYYIVRNKMIDECERCIREEQKYTIDPKSKRFVLKSDMHHPMLQKIPDIDAYRVVMTVRRYPQIYQKATDDEKTKAWQKVALEMRSTVTVCRFAFQCALKNYRLYAARDPANRCRLNHRYYKHLAEIYRAIKPTRKLNIKTPSELNQSVSDNPDANEPVFPERFIMDVNMSNSHSNVVMKNWAYGVGISVRKEKLEALFQKYRPTSVLGETATPK